A single window of Synechococcus sp. C9 DNA harbors:
- a CDS encoding alpha/beta hydrolase: MGANSWYEWLFRGLRLFGGIYVGLLLVLLFGQARLMYFPSRQIINTPKDTGLDYEDLRLMTSDGVRIAAWWIPGKNPQAPVILFAHGNGGNISYRLPYIRIFQQMGLASLFFDYRGYGESEGEPSEAGTYLDGAASWQYLTQTRGIAPQRIIIYGESLGGGIATYLAAKYQPAGLILGSTFTSVPDRAKELFPLMPIDLIAQFQYNNLERLGQIHLPVLIIHSPQDEIIPFHHGRRLYEAANEPKFFLEIQGSHNEGFLDSLPIYQAGMEQFVQGIIPKQ; encoded by the coding sequence ATGGGTGCAAATTCCTGGTATGAATGGCTCTTCCGGGGTTTGCGCCTATTCGGAGGGATTTATGTGGGTTTATTGTTGGTGTTGCTATTCGGTCAAGCCCGGCTGATGTATTTCCCCAGTCGTCAAATCATCAATACCCCCAAAGATACGGGGTTGGACTACGAAGACCTGCGCCTCATGACCAGCGATGGGGTGAGGATTGCCGCTTGGTGGATTCCCGGAAAAAATCCCCAGGCTCCAGTGATTTTATTTGCCCACGGGAATGGGGGAAATATCAGCTATCGTCTGCCCTACATTCGGATTTTTCAACAAATGGGCTTGGCTAGCCTGTTTTTTGACTACCGGGGTTATGGGGAAAGTGAGGGGGAACCGAGCGAAGCGGGCACTTATTTAGATGGGGCCGCCAGTTGGCAATATCTCACCCAAACCCGGGGCATTGCTCCCCAACGGATTATTATTTATGGGGAATCTTTAGGCGGGGGAATTGCTACCTATTTAGCGGCGAAATATCAACCGGCGGGGTTAATTTTAGGGTCAACTTTTACCAGTGTTCCCGACCGAGCCAAAGAGCTTTTTCCCCTGATGCCCATTGATCTGATTGCCCAATTTCAGTACAACAATTTAGAGCGTTTGGGGCAAATTCATCTGCCGGTTTTAATTATTCACAGTCCCCAGGATGAAATTATTCCGTTTCACCACGGGCGCAGGTTGTATGAAGCGGCGAATGAACCCAAATTTTTCTTAGAAATTCAAGGCAGTCACAACGAAGGTTTTTTGGATTCACTCCCCATTTATCAAGCGGGAATGGAGCAATTTGTCCAGGGAATTATCCCTAAACAGTAG
- a CDS encoding DUF6717 family protein, giving the protein MNEKEIEELKKDIQAICSEFVPVSAVHFHYRRCHFISPLYKEEGVWYYDDADKAVYKEPFVGGASELIDKIAAEEGITPYRLAVFAYDGGRKRPTDHHATLLAKENGGATYYCEEFDHPFWLCAHLFDDFDEPPQSLGFYLLSKERCVDE; this is encoded by the coding sequence ATGAACGAAAAAGAAATCGAAGAACTCAAAAAGGACATTCAGGCTATCTGTAGCGAGTTTGTTCCTGTGAGTGCCGTCCATTTTCACTACCGCCGTTGCCACTTCATCTCCCCCCTCTACAAGGAGGAGGGGGTATGGTATTACGACGATGCCGATAAGGCGGTGTATAAGGAACCCTTCGTTGGCGGTGCCAGCGAGTTGATTGACAAGATAGCGGCTGAAGAAGGCATTACCCCCTACCGACTGGCGGTGTTTGCCTACGACGGAGGCCGCAAGCGCCCCACCGACCATCACGCCACTCTATTAGCCAAAGAGAACGGCGGGGCGACCTACTACTGCGAAGAGTTCGACCACCCCTTCTGGCTCTGTGCCCATCTGTTTGATGATTTCGATGAGCCACCCCAGAGCCTCGGATTCTACCTGCTGAGCAAAGAACGGTGCGTTGATGAATGA
- a CDS encoding type III-B CRISPR-associated protein Cas10/Cmr2, translating into MDLEQWLVQQRRLYGGGVPEAETQLATHPVSGEWQASGYLRNQFWWGGGASREAWRQIEQDLENRPELTQVAALTFGPVQTFLGAGQRLRDWAVASWLCHYLAAVTVYRWQERGGVVLLPRHQGVDLVRWLRQTDDSGGEGFWRAELPNVFTGLHPDQPGWIEGQRRVIRQEWLRLITALERVVVARYPRLLNGVGWRVIHRDHACLWTVYAESEPMRAAGLSEQIGGLHKQIEERKLARRWQYPWWGGRTSPTAGSLSTWHPGLKPLDQGGTWGIPDEQLQSWWERVAEGSGLAGLFSKEERLNSLEMVKRLASTPDVIESVLHELWGKQPPACPWERFPDQTATAAAWITQVVNPGVWNDQVETFNELIFAQQPLTHWGIPGVDRAGQRFAHPRILERRTVRDQAPELLDEWENEKLAGWERVIEWTVGWRGDGDQMGQWLSGTQYQARQLAWERWHLDGDKIQSYGLGIQPPVIPPQPRQIELPHVLDLSVLFSYWNGVLYPLVEDHHLGRVIFAGGDDFLLLGPITEAVALTSDLLKLWRGLPNPVTSPLEPPCDGWVRRGNEIYPVPGEKMDFSLGVVIAQRRIPQSLWHRNLNQAYKQAKKLGRNRVCVRVLFNSGQSLEWVCPWPLWTLLMEEVQPQRDAKQTELNRWEKLLGYVESTRLSSQAQTVLGVGSLMRTLWASVGIEPEGWDRVLEYRRRFPRELERWDWWLSWISLRGFLARQERERQRWMELVGGRNHA; encoded by the coding sequence ATGGATTTGGAGCAATGGTTGGTTCAACAGCGGCGGCTCTATGGGGGCGGAGTGCCGGAAGCGGAAACGCAGTTGGCAACCCATCCGGTGAGCGGCGAGTGGCAAGCATCAGGATATTTACGCAACCAGTTTTGGTGGGGCGGCGGGGCGAGTCGGGAAGCATGGCGGCAGATTGAACAGGACTTGGAAAACCGACCCGAACTGACTCAGGTGGCGGCGTTGACCTTTGGACCGGTGCAGACCTTTTTAGGGGCAGGGCAACGGTTGCGGGACTGGGCGGTGGCCTCCTGGTTGTGTCATTACTTGGCGGCGGTGACGGTCTATCGCTGGCAGGAGCGGGGTGGGGTGGTGCTGTTGCCCCGGCACCAGGGGGTGGATTTGGTGCGATGGTTGCGGCAGACCGACGATAGCGGGGGGGAGGGCTTTTGGCGGGCGGAGTTGCCCAATGTGTTCACAGGGTTGCATCCCGACCAACCAGGGTGGATTGAGGGTCAACGGCGGGTGATCCGGCAGGAGTGGTTGCGGTTGATTACCGCCCTGGAAAGGGTGGTGGTGGCGCGTTATCCAAGGTTGCTCAATGGGGTCGGGTGGCGGGTGATTCATCGGGATCATGCCTGTTTGTGGACGGTGTACGCCGAGTCGGAGCCGATGCGGGCGGCGGGGCTGAGTGAACAGATTGGCGGATTGCATAAACAGATCGAGGAACGGAAATTAGCAAGGCGGTGGCAGTATCCCTGGTGGGGGGGGCGCACCAGTCCGACGGCGGGCAGTCTTTCCACATGGCACCCGGGGCTGAAGCCGCTGGATCAGGGGGGAACTTGGGGGATACCCGATGAGCAACTCCAGTCCTGGTGGGAACGGGTGGCTGAGGGCAGTGGCTTGGCGGGCTTGTTTTCTAAAGAGGAGCGGTTGAACAGTTTGGAGATGGTGAAGCGGTTGGCATCAACCCCGGATGTGATTGAGTCGGTTTTGCACGAATTGTGGGGGAAGCAACCCCCGGCTTGTCCCTGGGAGCGGTTCCCGGATCAGACGGCAACGGCGGCGGCTTGGATTACCCAAGTGGTGAATCCTGGGGTGTGGAATGACCAGGTGGAAACGTTTAACGAACTGATTTTTGCACAGCAACCCTTGACCCATTGGGGCATCCCTGGGGTGGATCGGGCGGGACAACGATTTGCCCATCCCAGGATTTTGGAGCGGCGGACGGTGCGGGATCAGGCACCGGAATTGCTGGATGAGTGGGAAAACGAAAAGCTGGCGGGTTGGGAGCGTGTGATCGAGTGGACGGTAGGCTGGCGGGGGGATGGGGACCAGATGGGGCAATGGCTATCGGGCACCCAGTATCAGGCGCGGCAATTGGCTTGGGAACGCTGGCATCTGGATGGGGACAAAATTCAGAGCTATGGGTTGGGGATTCAACCGCCGGTGATTCCGCCTCAGCCCCGACAAATTGAGTTGCCCCACGTATTAGACCTGTCGGTGTTGTTCAGTTATTGGAATGGGGTGTTGTATCCGCTGGTGGAAGATCACCATCTGGGGCGGGTCATTTTTGCCGGTGGGGATGATTTTCTCCTGCTGGGACCCATTACAGAGGCGGTTGCATTGACCAGTGATCTATTAAAACTCTGGCGGGGGTTGCCCAATCCGGTGACGAGTCCGTTGGAACCGCCCTGTGATGGTTGGGTGCGGCGGGGGAACGAAATTTATCCGGTGCCGGGGGAAAAGATGGATTTTAGTTTGGGGGTGGTGATTGCCCAGCGACGGATTCCCCAATCCCTTTGGCATCGCAACCTGAATCAGGCGTACAAGCAAGCGAAAAAGCTGGGGCGCAATCGGGTGTGTGTGCGGGTGCTGTTCAACAGTGGGCAGAGTTTGGAGTGGGTGTGTCCCTGGCCCCTCTGGACGTTGCTGATGGAGGAGGTACAGCCGCAACGGGATGCGAAACAGACGGAGTTGAATCGCTGGGAGAAATTATTGGGCTATGTGGAGAGTACCCGCCTATCCTCCCAGGCGCAGACGGTGTTGGGGGTTGGCTCCCTGATGCGGACCTTGTGGGCGAGTGTGGGGATTGAGCCGGAGGGGTGGGATCGGGTGTTGGAGTATCGGCGGCGGTTTCCGAGGGAACTGGAGCGTTGGGATTGGTGGCTGAGTTGGATCAGTTTGCGGGGTTTTTTGGCGCGGCAGGAGCGGGAGCGGCAACGGTGGATGGAGTTGGTGGGAGGGCGGAACCATGCCTGA
- a CDS encoding type III-B CRISPR module-associated protein Cmr3 has product MPENTVNWLTLTPAGPLSLGNLTPVGQNSGQVGCRWPPNGHQLAACLGLPSSAQLWGPFWHSLALPQSFYVPLPLPVYALDEGRDEVTQVFRLREVGGYWQSRPEHEGQPIEVVGGSLLITAVGLRRLWQEKTVEAKELVQLPWRTLTLSHNSRHDYQVREEGGFFAEMTTLMEPGWSILVGVLGDYEPPQWGTLGAGGMPVAIQSVRLRGWEWLGEECAGATGGVLLTGALWSKQTYSVPYPEGVRAYAAETGVPWQSWKKVKDRQDVSKRVTVLTPGEWLTPAGAVYLWERGSPVQRSGPMPDPFHRDALGYGHLWLFRDEEG; this is encoded by the coding sequence ATGCCTGAAAATACGGTGAATTGGTTGACCTTGACTCCGGCGGGGCCGTTGAGTTTGGGCAATTTGACCCCGGTGGGGCAGAACAGTGGGCAGGTGGGCTGTCGCTGGCCTCCCAATGGGCATCAGTTGGCGGCCTGTTTGGGATTGCCCAGTTCGGCGCAGTTGTGGGGGCCGTTTTGGCATTCGCTCGCTTTACCCCAATCCTTCTATGTGCCGTTGCCCTTGCCGGTGTATGCCTTGGATGAGGGCAGGGATGAGGTCACGCAAGTCTTTCGCCTGCGGGAGGTGGGGGGCTATTGGCAGTCTCGACCGGAGCATGAAGGGCAACCGATTGAGGTGGTGGGGGGTTCCCTGCTGATTACGGCGGTGGGGTTACGCCGTCTTTGGCAAGAGAAAACGGTAGAAGCAAAGGAGTTGGTGCAGTTGCCCTGGCGGACGCTGACGTTGAGCCACAACAGCCGCCACGATTACCAAGTGCGGGAGGAGGGGGGCTTTTTTGCGGAAATGACCACCTTGATGGAACCGGGCTGGTCAATCTTAGTGGGGGTTTTGGGGGACTATGAACCGCCGCAGTGGGGGACTTTGGGGGCGGGGGGGATGCCGGTGGCGATTCAGTCGGTGCGGTTGCGGGGTTGGGAGTGGCTGGGGGAGGAATGTGCCGGGGCAACGGGCGGGGTGTTGTTGACCGGGGCATTGTGGAGCAAACAAACCTATTCGGTGCCCTATCCTGAGGGGGTGCGGGCCTATGCGGCGGAAACCGGGGTGCCCTGGCAATCCTGGAAAAAGGTGAAGGACCGGCAGGATGTCTCCAAGCGGGTGACGGTGTTGACTCCGGGGGAATGGCTGACTCCGGCGGGGGCGGTTTATCTTTGGGAACGGGGTTCTCCGGTGCAGCGGTCGGGGCCAATGCCTGACCCTTTTCATCGGGATGCGTTGGGGTATGGACATCTTTGGTTGTTTCGAGATGAGGAAGGATAA
- a CDS encoding RAMP superfamily CRISPR-associated protein has protein sequence MANEWLVCLSPVHIGGADSDSRGNNNPVFRLPDRMPAIPGSSLRGALREDAESQTAFRGYVVNWFGGPTDNISPGRISLGWGWPVWWPVHVLGYGNWWVSCPAWLNRFQQLNHRSPFNFAPDQVYMTHPDLARGSNLYLRWLKLTNIQKWTEPLPAPEGVTAECRIVVPDHCINLIVDMGLVRQPRVSLRDEPDARGNLVENLFAVEGYPPGAVFMFSWTVRQKVEHLEEWQSFLEGDHTLGGLWSVGYGNVRIMNIGGA, from the coding sequence ATGGCAAATGAGTGGTTGGTGTGTTTGTCGCCGGTGCATATTGGCGGGGCGGATAGCGATAGTCGGGGCAACAATAATCCGGTGTTTCGCCTGCCGGATCGGATGCCTGCGATTCCGGGGAGTTCCCTGCGGGGGGCACTGCGGGAGGATGCGGAAAGCCAAACTGCCTTCCGGGGCTATGTGGTGAACTGGTTTGGGGGGCCGACGGACAATATATCGCCGGGGCGCATTTCCCTGGGGTGGGGCTGGCCGGTGTGGTGGCCGGTGCATGTCTTGGGCTATGGCAATTGGTGGGTGAGTTGTCCGGCTTGGCTCAACCGTTTTCAACAACTGAATCACCGCTCCCCGTTTAACTTTGCCCCGGATCAGGTGTACATGACCCATCCTGACTTGGCAAGGGGTTCTAACCTGTATTTGCGCTGGCTGAAGTTGACCAATATCCAAAAATGGACGGAACCCTTACCGGCTCCAGAGGGGGTGACGGCGGAATGTCGGATTGTGGTGCCGGATCATTGCATCAATCTGATTGTGGATATGGGGTTGGTGCGCCAGCCCAGGGTGAGTTTGCGGGATGAACCGGATGCTAGGGGCAATTTGGTGGAAAATTTGTTTGCGGTCGAGGGGTATCCACCGGGGGCGGTGTTTATGTTTAGCTGGACGGTGCGCCAAAAGGTGGAACATCTGGAGGAGTGGCAATCCTTTTTGGAGGGGGATCACACCCTGGGGGGATTGTGGAGTGTGGGTTATGGCAATGTGCGGATTATGAACATTGGGGGGGCATGA
- a CDS encoding RAMP superfamily CRISPR-associated protein yields the protein MPLRPLLPTQRSRWYGVKKHPDDPDRECGYTPQTSDIPDKPENRDITHAWNGKPFATFQKTADPHTISISDLKLISPLQIGGGSFPEGGILPAQVAGIPWIPGSSIRGSFLHYLRQNWQNIPAEEQAFWETLLNDDHTAWRPKKIRFENLFLDRSHLKPYPLNAQQSWQVFGEANRNLGVQWQLPADIGMNAPKYTLSITLKDIPTQAQKTWIIQRVKEMLCSQGLGRGVHAGFGRMAERIPTTGQWEIHLQGMKPCVQQHMTKSGQVTQPGQYRWSPQVLRANLRGWFTRLALPLLGRENTEKLTNQIFGGLGCPADLVLCSFRTTDRLPDLSMEDKLANGYANIPAHDAHETWAIRVECNERFQPLIDNLLNLAQQLGGLGPGWRRPPHQLTRFRGFRGSQFTIKNVAPLPLTELINTLHDQVRNLAGEYGIPVLRQPYRGMGCIVSIWESEEPDAWEAIVHGVCRTENNPGRPAWCGDSQHRPSGYAVKKLADRCRITVFDPDVEPTLRQQQFNRVWTRV from the coding sequence ATGCCTTTACGTCCACTTTTACCGACCCAACGCTCCCGCTGGTATGGAGTGAAAAAACATCCCGACGACCCCGATAGAGAATGCGGCTACACCCCCCAAACATCCGACATTCCCGATAAGCCAGAAAACAGAGACATTACCCACGCTTGGAATGGCAAACCCTTTGCTACTTTCCAAAAAACTGCTGATCCTCACACCATTTCCATCTCAGACCTCAAGCTCATTAGTCCACTTCAAATTGGCGGCGGTAGCTTTCCCGAAGGGGGCATACTTCCTGCCCAAGTTGCCGGTATTCCCTGGATTCCCGGTTCGAGCATTCGTGGTTCTTTCCTGCATTATTTGCGCCAAAATTGGCAGAATATCCCCGCCGAAGAACAAGCCTTTTGGGAAACATTATTGAATGACGACCACACCGCTTGGCGACCCAAAAAGATTCGCTTTGAAAATCTCTTTTTGGATAGATCACATCTCAAACCTTATCCACTGAACGCTCAGCAATCTTGGCAAGTATTTGGAGAGGCGAATAGAAATTTAGGCGTACAATGGCAACTCCCCGCTGATATAGGCATGAATGCCCCCAAATATACCCTCAGCATCACCCTCAAAGACATCCCCACCCAAGCTCAGAAAACCTGGATCATCCAACGGGTGAAAGAAATGTTGTGCTCTCAGGGTTTAGGGCGTGGCGTCCATGCCGGATTTGGACGAATGGCAGAGAGGATTCCCACCACCGGGCAATGGGAAATTCATTTGCAAGGGATGAAACCCTGTGTGCAACAACACATGACTAAAAGTGGGCAAGTAACGCAACCAGGACAATATCGCTGGAGTCCCCAAGTTTTACGGGCAAATTTGCGGGGTTGGTTTACCCGTTTAGCTTTGCCTTTATTGGGGAGAGAAAACACTGAGAAATTAACCAATCAAATCTTTGGCGGCTTAGGTTGTCCTGCCGATTTAGTGCTGTGTAGTTTTAGAACTACCGACCGACTACCCGACCTCAGCATGGAAGATAAATTAGCCAATGGCTATGCCAACATACCCGCCCATGATGCTCATGAAACCTGGGCAATTCGTGTTGAATGCAACGAGCGATTTCAGCCCCTAATTGACAATCTTTTGAACCTTGCCCAACAACTGGGTGGACTGGGGCCTGGTTGGAGACGACCGCCGCACCAACTCACTCGTTTTAGGGGCTTTCGTGGCAGTCAATTCACCATCAAAAATGTCGCTCCCTTGCCTTTAACTGAGCTAATCAATACGCTTCATGACCAGGTTAGAAATTTGGCTGGAGAGTATGGTATTCCAGTTTTAAGACAGCCTTATCGTGGCATGGGGTGCATCGTCAGCATTTGGGAGTCAGAAGAACCTGATGCTTGGGAAGCGATTGTGCATGGGGTGTGTCGGACAGAAAATAATCCTGGTCGCCCTGCCTGGTGTGGAGATTCACAGCATCGTCCCTCTGGATACGCCGTTAAAAAACTTGCAGATCGGTGTCGGATTACTGTATTTGATCCCGATGTAGAACCCACTTTGCGCCAGCAACAATTTAATCGAGTATGGACGAGGGTTTAG
- a CDS encoding 3'-5' exonuclease: protein MSYLVIDTEGNPDLKEIALIDSSGQVIYHAHSQEYAPDHPQPKPLAQIVADLQRLAQNKLLIFHYADHDLKILQRAFQKARQPWLSNPTFCTWLAAKQYFPNLASYSLEHLSQHLGIQLASGYFNPNIAHDASYDALFTYHLYRHLTHAQLKAQNLPNPFANSKVDHPFQHYPDDTTTYHAQYQQLTAALQDIQQDANHQSRGVILLGEPGSGKTHLIMRVAQNLLCHNRLLFIPQPTHPDNIYHHIYSHTLESLREYVDDHHHTQLDYLIAKSFVEILKTLPQTQKNQNLLAALTADPLNLFHRLGAEGTDRRRHQWQLIEKQVLRWWAERNFLTGATESLLKGIIKYCSYTDPNRRQQIIRWLSGNDLNPEDTALIGLPAWSADLDRNTFALEGMKVIGRLALLDQPLIIVFDQLEALGRSENRDILLNLGDALKELLTLIPNSLFILNLFPDRWQHFQTQWDRATLDRLSQTVITLNPPPLPQLQKLLQTRLPSDIHLSALFSPDDLDDILSQPSIRAMLNRAAAYYRYTINGIPLPPLIQPLPTASDLPARVQRLEAELQTLKELLIPLLPNGTAIALSPPAQPDTPSVGLIEELECYLSNTEKLLRVKYFDEAIIDSTADIGKLRTILNALQAIHPLPMSTLKLNKRKLPDHLYFPTQKRVVALIQVAASSMYRQLQNFNQLVISHPELQFLLLRDARLPPPSRTATATQSALAALNNSENGHYALLPQDDRIHLELMHKLITDIQNRDLEIDLTQAVRHYLQHQKPPLIAWILGQSPTFVTHHSNNH, encoded by the coding sequence ATGAGCTACCTGGTCATTGACACCGAAGGCAACCCCGACCTCAAGGAAATCGCCCTCATTGACAGTAGCGGTCAGGTCATCTACCACGCCCACAGCCAAGAATACGCACCCGACCACCCCCAGCCCAAACCCCTGGCGCAAATCGTCGCTGACCTACAACGTCTCGCCCAAAACAAACTGCTGATCTTCCACTACGCCGACCACGACCTCAAAATTCTCCAACGTGCCTTCCAAAAAGCCCGCCAACCTTGGCTGTCTAACCCCACCTTTTGCACCTGGTTAGCCGCTAAGCAATACTTCCCCAACCTCGCCAGCTATAGCCTCGAACACCTCAGCCAACACCTTGGCATTCAACTGGCAAGCGGTTACTTCAACCCCAACATCGCTCACGATGCCAGCTACGATGCCCTTTTTACCTATCACCTCTACCGCCACCTCACCCACGCCCAACTCAAAGCCCAAAATCTCCCTAACCCGTTTGCCAACAGCAAAGTTGACCATCCCTTCCAGCACTATCCCGATGACACCACCACCTATCACGCCCAGTACCAGCAACTCACCGCCGCCCTACAAGACATTCAACAGGATGCCAACCACCAGAGCCGGGGGGTGATTCTCTTGGGAGAACCCGGTTCCGGGAAAACCCATCTCATCATGCGGGTCGCCCAAAATTTACTCTGCCACAACCGTCTGCTGTTCATCCCCCAGCCTACCCATCCTGACAACATTTACCACCACATTTACAGCCACACCCTTGAATCCCTGCGGGAGTATGTGGATGACCACCACCACACCCAACTGGATTATCTGATTGCCAAGAGCTTTGTGGAAATCCTCAAAACCTTACCCCAGACCCAAAAAAATCAAAACCTTCTCGCCGCCCTCACTGCCGACCCCCTCAATCTGTTTCACCGCCTGGGAGCAGAGGGTACGGACCGTCGCCGTCACCAATGGCAACTCATCGAAAAACAAGTTCTGCGCTGGTGGGCGGAGCGTAACTTTCTCACGGGTGCTACGGAAAGCCTCCTCAAAGGCATCATCAAGTATTGCAGTTACACCGACCCGAACCGTCGTCAACAGATCATCCGCTGGCTCAGTGGCAATGACCTGAACCCGGAAGACACCGCCTTGATTGGTTTACCCGCCTGGAGTGCCGACCTCGACCGCAACACCTTTGCCCTGGAAGGGATGAAAGTGATTGGCAGACTAGCCCTGCTCGACCAACCGCTGATCATCGTCTTTGACCAACTGGAAGCCCTGGGGCGGTCAGAAAACCGAGACATCCTGCTCAACCTGGGGGATGCCCTCAAAGAACTCTTGACCCTGATCCCCAACAGTTTATTCATCCTGAACCTTTTCCCCGACCGCTGGCAACACTTCCAAACCCAATGGGATCGGGCTACCCTCGACCGCCTCTCCCAAACCGTCATCACCCTCAATCCCCCACCCCTCCCCCAGTTGCAAAAACTCCTGCAAACCCGCCTCCCCTCCGACATTCACCTCTCAGCCCTCTTCAGCCCCGATGACCTGGACGACATCCTCAGCCAGCCCTCCATCCGTGCCATGCTCAACCGTGCCGCCGCCTACTACCGTTACACCATCAACGGCATCCCCCTCCCCCCGCTGATACAGCCCCTCCCCACCGCCAGCGACTTACCCGCCCGTGTCCAACGCCTGGAAGCCGAACTGCAAACCCTCAAGGAACTACTCATTCCCCTCCTGCCTAACGGTACCGCCATCGCCCTATCCCCCCCTGCCCAACCGGACACCCCCTCGGTGGGTCTCATAGAAGAACTGGAGTGTTATCTCAGCAATACCGAGAAGCTACTACGTGTCAAGTATTTTGACGAGGCAATCATTGACAGCACCGCCGACATTGGCAAACTCCGCACCATCCTCAATGCCCTCCAAGCCATCCATCCCCTGCCCATGAGTACCCTCAAACTGAACAAACGCAAACTCCCAGACCATCTCTATTTCCCTACCCAAAAGCGGGTGGTCGCCTTGATCCAAGTAGCCGCCAGCAGTATGTACCGACAACTCCAAAACTTTAACCAACTGGTGATTTCCCACCCCGAACTGCAATTCCTTTTGCTACGAGATGCCCGTCTCCCCCCTCCTTCCAGAACCGCTACTGCCACCCAATCCGCCCTTGCCGCCCTGAACAATAGTGAAAATGGTCATTATGCTCTGCTTCCCCAGGACGACCGCATCCATCTGGAACTCATGCACAAGCTGATTACCGACATCCAAAACCGAGACTTAGAAATAGACCTTACCCAAGCCGTCCGCCATTATCTCCAACACCAAAAGCCCCCACTCATCGCTTGGATTCTCGGGCAATCCCCCACCTTTGTAACCCACCACAGCAATAATCACTAG